One Blattabacterium cuenoti DNA window includes the following coding sequences:
- a CDS encoding thymidylate synthase, translating into MKQYIDLLKYVLKNGKKKKDRTGIGTISIFGYQMKFDLKNGFPLLTTKKLNIRSIIYELLWFLKGDTNIKYLKNNKVKIWNEWADINGNLGPIYGFQWRKWPSYNKNNSIDQISNLIKEIKSNSNSRRLIVSSWNVGMINSMALPPCHVLFQAYVLKKELSILLYQRSADIFLGLPFNIASYSLLLKMIANILNLKAKTLIHTIGDAHIYNNHINQVNTQIHRIPKKLPIIVLNPFVKNIFEFSFKDFLIKNYDPHPHIEGDIAI; encoded by the coding sequence ATGAAACAATATATAGATCTTTTAAAATATGTACTAAAAAATGGAAAGAAAAAAAAAGATCGAACTGGTATAGGAACAATCAGTATATTTGGATATCAAATGAAATTTGATTTAAAAAATGGATTTCCTCTTCTTACCACAAAAAAATTAAACATACGATCAATTATATATGAATTATTATGGTTTTTAAAAGGAGATACTAATATAAAATATTTAAAAAATAATAAAGTAAAAATTTGGAATGAATGGGCCGATATAAATGGAAATCTTGGTCCAATATATGGATTTCAATGGAGAAAATGGCCGTCATATAATAAAAATAACTCAATTGATCAAATTAGTAATTTAATAAAAGAAATTAAATCTAATTCTAATTCAAGACGTTTAATTGTATCATCATGGAATGTAGGTATGATTAATAGTATGGCTTTACCTCCATGTCATGTGCTTTTCCAAGCTTATGTATTAAAAAAAGAATTATCCATACTATTATATCAAAGAAGTGCCGATATATTTTTAGGATTACCTTTTAATATTGCTTCTTATTCATTACTACTAAAAATGATTGCAAATATACTCAATTTAAAAGCAAAAACATTGATTCATACTATAGGTGATGCACATATTTACAATAATCATATTAATCAAGTTAATACTCAAATACATAGAATTCCTAAAAAACTTCCAATAATTGTACTTAATCCATTTGTTAAAAATATATTTGAATTTTCTTTTAAAGATTTTTTAATAAAAAATTATGATCCACATCCTCACATAGAAGGAGATATAGCTATTTAA
- a CDS encoding deaminase: MSNGYNKNPIKNDNECEDFNGNTKWYIIHAEADAILKLTYSSSFFSCKNASIYITHSPCKECSKLIYLSKIKKVIFLNILNDNDGTEFLKKKSLYIKCIYKCFPH, from the coding sequence ATATCTAATGGATATAATAAAAATCCAATTAAAAATGATAATGAATGTGAAGATTTTAATGGAAACACTAAATGGTATATTATACATGCAGAAGCAGATGCAATATTAAAATTAACATATTCATCATCTTTTTTTTCATGTAAAAATGCATCGATTTATATAACACATTCTCCGTGTAAGGAATGTAGTAAACTTATTTATTTATCTAAAATAAAAAAAGTTATATTTTTAAATATATTGAATGATAATGATGGTACAGAATTTTTGAAAAAAAAATCGTTATATATTAAATGTATATATAAATGTTTTCCTCATTAA
- a CDS encoding urease subunit gamma gives MHLTSYEKEKILLYMAGELAKSRLKRGLRLNYPESLALITHYIMEGARDGKTVRDLMIEASNILDDNQVMDGVPELLDNVQVEATFPDGTKLVTIHHPIKKKTKLKSNLIPGEYNLLKEKINILPNRNRITRMVTNIGNKPIQIGSHFHFYETNSFLLFERKGTIGYRLDVLSGRSIRFEPGETKEIDLVEIGGSKKIFGFSRK, from the coding sequence ATGCATTTAACTTCTTATGAAAAGGAAAAAATTCTCTTATATATGGCAGGAGAGTTAGCAAAAAGTCGTTTAAAGAGAGGATTGAGATTAAATTATCCTGAATCTTTAGCTTTAATTACTCATTATATCATGGAAGGTGCTCGTGATGGAAAAACAGTGCGAGATCTTATGATAGAAGCATCTAATATTCTTGATGATAATCAAGTCATGGATGGGGTTCCTGAATTATTAGATAATGTACAAGTAGAGGCAACTTTTCCTGATGGAACAAAATTGGTTACGATACATCATCCTATTAAAAAAAAAACAAAATTAAAATCTAATTTAATTCCTGGTGAATATAATCTTCTTAAAGAAAAAATTAATATTCTGCCAAATAGAAATCGTATAACAAGAATGGTTACAAATATTGGTAATAAACCAATTCAAATAGGATCACATTTTCATTTTTATGAAACTAATTCTTTTCTTCTTTTTGAAAGAAAAGGTACAATAGGATATCGTTTAGATGTACTTTCAGGTAGATCAATTAGATTTGAACCAGGAGAAACTAAAGAAATAGATTTAGTAGAAATAGGAGGAAGTAAGAAAATTTTTGGATTTTCAAGAAAATAA
- the thrA gene encoding bifunctional aspartate kinase/homoserine dehydrogenase I, whose amino-acid sequence MQVLKFGGSSVAYSSSIKKICSLLKKKTKGKYVIVVSAIGNITDQLIQCGLYASKREKLLYKNILENIKIRHINIIKELFSTTYKNNLINNIKKNIDKLENFCDGIFQVKELSKRSLDEIMSFGELNSSFLISKKLKEYGLNSIYKDSRDLIITDSQFGCAQVNFKQSNNRIINFFKKVNCEYIVIPGFVGSTINHETTTLGRGGSDYTASIIASAVSADILEIWTDVSGMMTANPKIVNQAFPIKKISYEEAMELSHFGAKVIYPPTIQPAMKKNIPIQIKNTFSPSDDGTLIFIKNNINISQPVTGISGIQNMSLLTLEGSGMIGIPGYSKRLFKALSNEKINVIFITQSSSEHSITTVIHDMDSIKAKIAIDNEFKQEINQKRIEPIIIEKNLCIIAVVGDNMKNLHGTSGKMFYSLGKNSINVRAIAQGSTEKNISAVIKKEDFKKALNTLHEVFFESPPKQINLFICGIGKVGSKLLGQINKQKNYLLKKLKLQVRIIGLANSKKMYFDNHGINLLRWSEYIKKGSKMNINFFIKKVKQFNLRNSLFIDNTASTETAMVYDKFLKNGIGVITCNKIACSSNYDHYKKLKVLSRHFNSPFLFETNVGASLPVISTLNDLINSGDKINKIEAVLSGSLNFIFNHFTGNNSFLEIVKIAKLKGFTEPDPRIDLSGLDVMRKILILARECGSPLELKDVYQKHFLPKSCFNSNSLEDFYKELYKHNDYFFKIRKKAETNKKRLRFIAKYENNKALVGLKSINQNHPFFQLEGKDNMVLYYTYRYSEQPLMIKGAGAGSEITASGVFSDIIKATK is encoded by the coding sequence ATGCAAGTTCTAAAATTTGGAGGAAGTTCTGTGGCTTATTCTAGTTCTATAAAAAAAATTTGTTCTTTGTTAAAGAAAAAAACAAAAGGTAAATACGTAATTGTAGTATCAGCAATCGGAAACATTACTGATCAATTAATACAATGTGGATTATATGCATCTAAAAGAGAAAAATTATTGTATAAAAATATATTAGAAAATATAAAAATACGACATATTAATATTATTAAAGAATTATTCTCAACTACATATAAAAATAATTTAATTAATAATATTAAAAAAAATATTGATAAATTAGAAAATTTTTGTGATGGTATTTTTCAAGTAAAAGAACTTTCAAAACGTTCTTTAGATGAAATAATGAGTTTTGGAGAATTAAATTCTTCTTTTTTAATTTCTAAAAAATTAAAAGAATATGGATTAAATTCGATATATAAAGATAGTAGAGATTTAATTATTACTGATTCTCAATTTGGATGCGCACAAGTAAATTTTAAACAAAGTAATAATCGAATTATTAATTTTTTTAAAAAAGTTAATTGTGAATATATAGTTATTCCAGGATTTGTTGGGTCAACTATTAATCATGAAACAACTACTCTAGGTAGAGGAGGCTCCGATTATACAGCTTCTATTATAGCTTCAGCTGTATCTGCTGATATACTTGAAATATGGACTGATGTTAGTGGAATGATGACTGCTAATCCAAAAATAGTAAATCAAGCTTTTCCTATTAAAAAAATATCTTACGAAGAAGCCATGGAATTATCTCATTTTGGAGCAAAGGTTATTTATCCCCCTACAATTCAACCTGCTATGAAAAAAAATATTCCTATACAAATTAAAAATACTTTTTCTCCATCCGATGATGGTACACTTATTTTTATTAAGAATAATATTAATATTAGTCAACCAGTTACTGGTATTTCTGGAATTCAGAATATGTCATTATTAACCTTGGAAGGGAGTGGGATGATCGGAATTCCTGGTTATTCTAAACGTTTATTTAAAGCATTATCAAATGAAAAAATAAATGTAATATTTATTACTCAAAGTTCATCAGAACATTCAATCACTACAGTTATTCATGATATGGATTCAATAAAAGCAAAAATTGCAATAGATAATGAATTTAAACAAGAAATAAATCAAAAACGAATAGAACCAATAATTATAGAGAAAAATTTATGTATTATAGCTGTAGTAGGTGATAATATGAAAAATCTTCATGGAACTAGTGGTAAAATGTTTTATTCACTTGGTAAAAATAGTATAAATGTTAGAGCAATAGCGCAAGGTTCAACAGAAAAAAATATATCAGCAGTTATTAAAAAAGAAGATTTTAAAAAGGCATTAAATACATTACATGAAGTATTTTTTGAAAGTCCACCAAAACAAATTAATCTTTTTATTTGTGGAATAGGAAAAGTAGGAAGTAAGTTGTTAGGACAAATAAATAAACAAAAAAATTATTTATTAAAGAAATTAAAACTACAAGTCAGAATTATTGGATTAGCTAATAGTAAAAAAATGTATTTTGATAATCATGGAATTAATCTATTAAGATGGAGTGAATATATTAAAAAAGGAAGTAAAATGAATATTAATTTTTTTATAAAAAAAGTTAAACAATTCAATTTAAGAAATAGTTTATTTATTGATAATACAGCTAGTACAGAAACGGCAATGGTTTATGATAAATTCCTAAAAAATGGAATAGGCGTAATTACTTGTAACAAAATTGCTTGTTCGTCAAATTATGATCATTATAAAAAGTTAAAAGTATTATCTAGACATTTTAATTCACCATTTTTATTTGAAACAAATGTAGGGGCTAGTTTACCTGTAATAAGTACTCTTAACGATCTTATTAATAGTGGAGATAAAATTAATAAAATAGAAGCTGTTTTATCAGGAAGTTTAAATTTTATATTTAATCATTTTACAGGAAATAATTCGTTTTTAGAAATTGTAAAAATAGCTAAATTAAAAGGATTTACTGAACCAGATCCTCGTATTGACTTAAGTGGATTAGATGTTATGAGAAAAATACTTATTTTAGCAAGAGAATGTGGTAGTCCATTAGAATTAAAAGATGTTTATCAAAAACATTTTTTACCAAAAAGTTGTTTTAATTCTAATTCTTTAGAAGATTTTTATAAAGAATTATACAAACATAATGATTATTTTTTCAAAATAAGAAAAAAAGCTGAAACGAATAAGAAACGATTGCGTTTTATTGCAAAATATGAAAATAATAAAGCATTAGTTGGACTAAAATCAATTAATCAAAATCATCCATTTTTTCAATTAGAAGGTAAAGATAATATGGTATTATATTATACATATCGTTATTCTGAACAACCTCTTATGATAAAAGGAGCTGGCGCTGGATCTGAGATTACTGCATCAGGAGTATTTTCAGATATTATTAAAGCAACAAAATAA
- the ureC gene encoding urease subunit alpha, translating into MKKVDRKVYANMYGPTKGDKVRLGDTSLWIEIEKDYTFYGDECVFGGGKVIRDGMGQHPMATKSDGILDLVITNAVIIDFWGIVKADIGIKNGMIVGIGKSGNPYFMDGVDSNMYIGAGTEVISSENLIVTSGSVDSHVHYICPQLFKVALENGTTTIIGGGSGPTTGSIATNCTSGVWNIQNMIKSIDNVPINFIILASGNSSNPKALIEQIESGAGGLKIHEDWGSTPSVINQCLRVSDKLDIQVNIHTDSLNESGYVEDTINIFNNRVIHTYHTEGAGGGHAPDLLKVISKENILPSSTSPTMPYTYNTIDEHLDMLMICHHLDSNLPEDISFARSRIRSETISAEGILHDMGAISMVSSDSQAMGRIGEIVKRTWQTADKMKKQGLVNSIKTTCNDNFRVKRYISKYTINPAITHGISEYVGSVEVGKMADLVLWKPSFFGVKPELVIKGGMIVYACVGDPNATIPTPQPFMYRKMFGYFNPKLSSIFVSSCSLNKDLFEKNDIKKQIKLIKGCRTLSKKNMILNGVTPNIEVDPKNYSVYIDGNKIESFPSKILPLSQKYFLF; encoded by the coding sequence ATGAAAAAAGTAGATAGAAAAGTTTATGCTAATATGTATGGACCAACTAAAGGAGATAAAGTTCGTTTAGGAGATACATCTTTATGGATTGAAATAGAAAAAGATTATACATTTTATGGAGATGAATGTGTTTTTGGAGGAGGAAAAGTAATTAGAGATGGGATGGGACAACATCCAATGGCTACAAAAAGCGATGGTATACTAGATTTAGTAATTACTAATGCTGTTATTATAGATTTTTGGGGGATTGTAAAAGCAGATATTGGAATAAAAAATGGAATGATTGTAGGTATTGGAAAATCAGGAAATCCATATTTTATGGATGGGGTAGATTCTAATATGTATATAGGAGCAGGAACTGAAGTGATTTCATCAGAAAATTTAATTGTTACATCAGGAAGTGTAGATAGTCATGTTCATTATATTTGTCCACAATTATTTAAAGTAGCATTAGAAAATGGAACTACTACTATTATTGGTGGAGGATCAGGACCTACAACGGGTAGTATAGCCACTAATTGTACATCAGGTGTATGGAATATACAAAATATGATAAAAAGTATAGATAATGTACCTATTAATTTTATTATTCTAGCAAGTGGAAATAGTTCTAATCCTAAAGCATTAATCGAACAAATAGAATCTGGGGCCGGGGGATTAAAAATCCATGAAGATTGGGGGAGTACACCTAGTGTAATTAATCAATGTTTACGTGTTTCAGATAAATTAGATATACAAGTGAATATTCATACAGATTCATTAAATGAATCTGGATATGTAGAAGATACAATTAATATCTTTAATAATCGAGTTATTCATACATATCATACTGAAGGAGCTGGTGGAGGACATGCACCTGATCTATTAAAAGTTATTTCTAAAGAAAATATTTTACCTTCATCCACAAGTCCAACTATGCCTTATACTTATAATACTATTGATGAACATTTAGATATGTTAATGATATGTCATCATTTAGACTCTAATCTTCCTGAAGATATATCTTTTGCTAGATCTAGAATAAGATCTGAAACTATTAGTGCAGAAGGTATTTTGCATGATATGGGGGCAATAAGTATGGTAAGTTCAGATTCTCAAGCAATGGGGCGAATAGGAGAGATAGTAAAAAGAACTTGGCAAACTGCTGATAAAATGAAAAAACAAGGGTTAGTGAATTCTATAAAAACAACGTGTAATGATAATTTTAGAGTTAAACGATATATTTCTAAATATACAATTAATCCTGCAATTACTCATGGTATCTCTGAATATGTTGGGTCAGTAGAGGTAGGTAAAATGGCTGATTTAGTTTTATGGAAACCGTCTTTTTTTGGTGTTAAACCTGAATTAGTAATAAAAGGTGGTATGATCGTATATGCATGTGTAGGTGATCCTAATGCTACTATTCCTACTCCTCAACCATTTATGTATAGAAAAATGTTTGGTTATTTTAATCCTAAATTAAGTAGCATATTTGTATCATCATGTTCTTTAAATAAAGATTTATTTGAAAAAAATGATATAAAAAAACAAATAAAATTGATAAAAGGTTGTAGAACTCTCTCTAAAAAAAATATGATTTTAAATGGAGTAACACCTAATATAGAAGTTGATCCCAAAAATTATTCAGTTTATATTGATGGAAATAAAATAGAATCTTTTCCTTCTAAAATTTTACCATTATCTCAAAAGTATTTTTTATTCTAA
- a CDS encoding RNA methyltransferase: protein MKKIYSIHNTKIKNLKKKIKKNFFLVEGLREFNMAVKGGFKPLEIFIFKKIFTEFNLLKKYKNIFIIEKKIFKKLAYRDNSDGIIALFKEKKINNLKNINNVHNNIIILILDGLEKPGNIGAILRIAESIKFYMIILCNIKTYIFNSNIIRCSLGSVFTNNIIIDKTDSIISWIKKNKIQIFVSGLCKKSENLYKINFSRYKKISIVFGSENKGVSKIWINNSDKIINIPMFGKIDSLNVSNAMSIISYEIVRQKMYIKN, encoded by the coding sequence ATGAAAAAAATATACAGTATTCATAATACTAAAATAAAAAATTTAAAAAAAAAAATAAAAAAAAATTTTTTCCTTGTAGAAGGATTAAGAGAATTTAATATGGCTGTTAAAGGTGGATTTAAACCATTAGAGATATTTATTTTTAAAAAAATATTTACAGAATTTAATTTACTTAAAAAGTATAAAAATATATTTATAATAGAAAAAAAAATTTTTAAAAAATTAGCATATAGAGATAATTCTGATGGAATTATTGCTTTATTTAAAGAAAAAAAAATTAATAATTTGAAAAATATTAATAATGTTCATAATAATATTATTATTCTTATATTAGATGGGCTAGAAAAGCCTGGTAATATAGGAGCTATATTAAGGATAGCAGAATCTATTAAATTTTATATGATCATATTATGTAATATAAAAACTTATATTTTTAATTCTAATATAATTAGATGTAGTCTAGGAAGTGTTTTTACAAATAATATTATAATAGATAAAACTGATTCTATTATTTCTTGGATAAAAAAAAATAAAATTCAGATTTTTGTATCTGGACTTTGTAAAAAGTCAGAAAATTTATATAAAATAAATTTTTCACGTTATAAAAAGATATCTATAGTTTTTGGATCTGAAAATAAAGGTGTATCCAAAATTTGGATAAATAACTCTGATAAAATTATAAATATTCCTATGTTTGGTAAAATAGATTCATTAAATGTCAGTAATGCTATGTCTATTATTTCGTACGAAATTGTTAGACAAAAGATGTATATAAAGAATTAA
- a CDS encoding ribose-phosphate diphosphokinase: MSQKIIFFSTKSGLELSKNIAFHYGKFLGKVKFLKFSDGEYIPRFEQSIRGYKVFLIGSTFSPVDNLMELLLMCDAARRASAYNITLVIPYFGWARQDHKDQPRTPIAAKLIANLITASGASRVMTMDLHADQIQGFFDIPVDHLYASRIFINYINKLNIDQLTIASPDMGGAKRARSYAGYLGTDVVICYKERKKANQIEFMNLIGNVEGKNIILIDDMVDTAGTLTEAANLIKKLGAKSVRAIATHPVLSGNSYKKIYHSSIKELVVTDSIPIQLKNQNNKIKVLSCAPLFAEVMKSMKNDESISSKFLI; encoded by the coding sequence ATGAGTCAAAAAATTATCTTTTTTTCTACAAAAAGTGGTTTAGAATTATCTAAAAATATAGCATTTCATTATGGAAAGTTTTTGGGAAAAGTTAAATTTTTAAAATTTAGTGATGGAGAATATATTCCTCGTTTTGAACAATCTATTAGAGGTTATAAAGTTTTTTTAATAGGATCCACCTTTTCTCCAGTGGATAATTTAATGGAATTGTTATTAATGTGTGATGCAGCTAGAAGAGCATCAGCCTATAATATTACCTTAGTAATTCCATATTTTGGATGGGCTAGACAAGATCACAAAGATCAACCTAGAACCCCTATAGCTGCTAAACTTATAGCAAATTTAATAACAGCATCTGGTGCTTCTAGAGTAATGACTATGGATTTACATGCAGATCAAATCCAAGGATTTTTTGATATTCCCGTAGATCATTTATATGCTTCTAGAATATTTATTAATTATATTAATAAATTAAATATCGATCAATTAACAATTGCGTCTCCGGATATGGGGGGGGCAAAAAGGGCTAGAAGTTATGCTGGATATCTTGGTACAGATGTAGTCATTTGCTATAAAGAAAGAAAAAAAGCTAATCAAATAGAATTTATGAATCTTATAGGAAATGTAGAAGGAAAAAATATTATACTTATAGATGATATGGTAGATACAGCAGGAACTCTAACAGAAGCGGCTAATTTAATAAAAAAATTAGGAGCTAAAAGCGTACGTGCTATTGCAACTCATCCAGTACTATCTGGAAATTCATATAAAAAAATTTATCATTCATCAATAAAAGAATTAGTAGTCACAGATAGTATACCAATACAATTGAAAAATCAAAACAATAAAATAAAAGTATTATCTTGTGCTCCACTATTTGCAGAAGTAATGAAATCAATGAAAAATGATGAATCTATTAGTAGTAAATTTTTAATTTAA